A genomic window from Triplophysa dalaica isolate WHDGS20190420 chromosome 24, ASM1584641v1, whole genome shotgun sequence includes:
- the lrrc4ca gene encoding leucine rich repeat containing 4C, genome duplicate a: MINKMTSSLTQQTMRGPRWNRAVSDPLFVLLLALQLLVVAGLVRAQTCPSVCSCSNQFSKVICTRRGLRDVPDGISTNTRYLNLQENLIQVIKVDSFKHLRHLEILQLSKNHIRNIEIGAFNGLANLNTLELFDNRLTTIPNGAFEYLSKLKELWLRNNPIESIPSYAFNRVTSLRRLDLGELKRLSYISEGAFEGLSNLRYLNLGMCNLKEIPNLIPLARLDELEMSGNQLSIIRPGSFKGLVHLQKLWMMHAQIQTIERNAFDDLQSLVELNLAHNNLTLLPHDLFTPLHHLERVHLHHNPWNCNCDILWLSWWLKEMVPANTSCCARCSSPTSHKGRYIGELDQNYFHCYAPVIVEPPADLNVTEGMAAELKCRANSLTSVSWITPNGSIMTHGAYKIRISVLNDGTLNFTNVTMQDTGTYTCMVSNSAGNTTASAILNVSTTENSGVSYFTTVTVETTESSHEEGQPTVQPRGGPTPSSGIWETSPPSFTTTTTTARTQLSTKATEKTYTIPVTALSDGSLHTLDEVMKTTKIIIGCFVAITLMAAVMLIIFYKMRKQHHQQNHHAPTRTIEIINVDEDCVTGGPTMPPLEHEHLNHYNAYKTVYNHASTINSIHSSAHEPLLIRASSKDNVQETQI; this comes from the coding sequence ATGATAAACAAGATGACCTCCTCCCTGACGCAGCAGACGATGAGAGGTCCTAGGTGGAACCGGGCCGTGTCCGACCCGTTATTTGTGCTGTTGCTGGCCCTGCAGCTTCTGGTGGTGGCTGGCCTGGTACGAGCGCAGACCTGCCCTTCCGTCTGCTCTTGTAGCAACCAGTTCAGCAAGGTCATCTGTACGCGCCGTGGCCTTCGAGATGTTCCCGATGGTATTTCCACCAACACGAGGTACCTGAACCTTCAAGAAAACCTCATTCAGGTGATCAAGGTTGACAGCTTTAAGCATCTGCGACACTTGGAGATACTTCAGCTCAGCAAAAACCATATCCGCAACATTGAAATCGGAGCCTTCAATGGCTTGGCCAACCTCAACACGCTGGAGCTCTTTGATAATCGGCTGACCACAATCCCTAATGGAGCTTTTGAGTACCTTTCCAAACTCAAGGAGCTTTGGTTGAGGAATAACCCTATTGAAAGTATACCCTCCTACGCATTCAATCGCGTAACCTCACTGCGAAGGCTGGACTTGGGTGAGCTGAAGAGGCTCTCGTATATCTCCGAAGGTGCTTTCGAAGGCCTCAGCAACCTGCGATATCTAAACCTGGGTATGTGCAACTTGAAAGAGATTCCTAACCTTATTCCCCTAGCCCGGTTGGATGAGTTGGAGATGTCAGGAAACCAGCTCTCCATAATCAGGCCAGGATCCTTTAAAGGCCTCGTTCACCTACAGAAACTGTGGATGATGCATGCTCAGATCCAGACGATTGAGAGAAATGCCTTTGACGACCTTCAGTCCCTCGTGGAGCTCAATTTGGCCCACAATAACCTCACCCTTTTGCCCCATGACCTCTTCACACCGCTACATCACCTGGAGAGGGTACACTTACACCACAACCCCTGGAACTGCAATTGTGACATCCTGTGGCTTAGTTGGTGGCTGAAAGAAATGGTGCCGGCCAACACCAGTTGCTGCGCTCGCTGTTCTTCGCCCACCAGTCACAAGGGGCGCTACATTGGTGAACTGGACCAGAACTATTTCCATTGTTATGCACCTGTGATCGTGGAGCCCCCAGCCGATCTGAACGTGACCGAGGGCATGGCAGCGGAATTGAAATGTCGAGCAAATTCTTTGACCTCAGTCAGCTGGATCACACCCAACGGGTCCATCATGACACATGGGGCGTACAAGATCCGCATTTCTGTGCTCAACGACGGGACGTTAAACTTCACCAATGTTACCATGCAGGACACAGGGACTTACACGTGTATGGTGAGCAACTCCGCAGGCAACACGACAGCCTCAGCCATACTCAACGTGTCCACAACAGAAAACAGTGGCGTCAGTTATTTCACTACAGTTACAGTCGAGACCACGGAATCGTCACATGAGGAGGGCCAACCAACGGTGCAGCCGAGAGGAGGTCCCACCCCCTCATCTGGAATTTGGGAGACCTCACCGCCTTCcttcaccaccaccaccactaCAGCGCGGACTCAGCTGTCCACCAAGGCCACCGAAAAGACCTACACCATCCCCGTCACAGCCCTGAGCGACGGTTCCCTCCACACTCTGGATGAGGTGATGAAGACCACCAAGATCATCATCGGCTGCTTTGTGGCCATCACGCTGATGGCGGCTGTCATGCTgatcatattttataaaatgcgCAAACAACATCACCAGCAGAACCACCATGCACCGACACGAACCATCGAGATCATCAACGTAGACGAGGACTGTGTAACCGGTGGACCTACCATGCCGCCACTTGAGCATGAGCATCTGAATCATTACAATGCCTACAAGACTGTGTACAACCACGCCTCCACCATCAATTCCATACATAGCTCCGCCCATGAACCTTTGCTAATTCGGGCCAGTTCAAAAGACAATGTACAAGAGACCCAGATCTGA